One stretch of Thermoplasmata archaeon DNA includes these proteins:
- a CDS encoding CDP-alcohol phosphatidyltransferase family protein, translated as MVLEGYRARVAPYLARIRGPFLGWSPAGLSWTALGCAGAAAALAALVRWTTPLLFLPVAVLIFLTGLFDVLDGEVARATGRASARGDLLDHVLDRYADLLLVVGFAASGYANPILALLALASVLLTSYMGTQAQALGQGRLYSGLLSRVDRLVVLAVAAFLEFDWSLPWPWAPTMPWARFAVDGLAFTVIDVAFLYFVIAGQWTAIARAVRVYRALPPGR; from the coding sequence ATGGTCCTCGAGGGATACCGGGCCCGGGTCGCCCCGTACCTCGCCCGGATTCGCGGTCCGTTCCTCGGCTGGTCGCCGGCGGGCCTTTCGTGGACCGCGCTCGGCTGCGCCGGGGCCGCGGCGGCGCTCGCCGCGCTGGTCCGATGGACGACGCCGCTGCTGTTCCTGCCGGTCGCGGTCTTGATCTTCCTCACCGGACTCTTCGATGTCCTCGATGGCGAGGTCGCCCGGGCGACCGGTCGCGCCTCCGCCCGCGGCGACCTCCTCGACCACGTCCTCGATCGCTACGCGGACCTCCTGCTCGTCGTCGGGTTCGCCGCGTCGGGCTACGCGAACCCGATCCTCGCGCTGCTCGCGCTCGCGAGCGTCCTCCTGACGAGCTACATGGGCACGCAGGCCCAAGCCCTCGGTCAGGGCCGGCTCTACTCCGGTCTGCTCTCCCGGGTCGATCGGCTCGTCGTCCTCGCGGTGGCGGCGTTCCTCGAGTTCGACTGGTCGCTCCCCTGGCCGTGGGCGCCGACGATGCCGTGGGCCCGCTTCGCGGTCGACGGGCTCGCGTTCACGGTGATCGACGTCGCGTTCCTGTACTTCGTCATCGCCGGGCAGTGGACGGCGATCGCGCGCGCCGTTCGGGTCTATCGGGCGCTGCCCCCGGGCCGGTAG
- a CDS encoding exosome complex RNA-binding protein Csl4: MTTTDLPKIALPGDYLGPAEEFLPGRGAYENRGRIYASLLGTPSVDPRDRTVRVDPFNGVPDVQEGDLVFARIDELKSAMAICTVVATTKSPRGVPGAPEGTIHISKAKEGYTESLADVFAVGDIVLARVIQPRPSIKLTTGAANLGVVSARCQVCHALLARTPRGGLVCPRCGHEESRKMAKGDLPKMPGADGPPSA; encoded by the coding sequence ATGACGACGACGGACCTCCCCAAGATCGCGCTCCCCGGCGACTACCTCGGGCCTGCGGAGGAGTTCCTCCCCGGGCGCGGTGCCTACGAGAACCGGGGGCGCATCTACGCCTCCCTGCTCGGCACGCCCTCCGTCGACCCGCGCGACCGCACGGTGCGCGTCGATCCGTTCAACGGGGTCCCCGACGTGCAGGAGGGCGACCTCGTCTTCGCCCGGATCGATGAGCTCAAGTCGGCGATGGCGATCTGCACCGTCGTCGCGACGACGAAGAGCCCCCGCGGCGTGCCCGGCGCGCCCGAGGGGACGATCCACATCTCGAAGGCGAAGGAGGGCTACACGGAGTCGCTCGCCGACGTCTTCGCCGTCGGCGACATCGTCCTCGCCCGCGTGATCCAGCCCCGGCCGTCGATCAAGCTGACCACCGGCGCCGCGAACCTGGGGGTCGTCTCGGCACGCTGCCAGGTCTGCCACGCGCTGCTCGCGCGCACGCCGCGCGGGGGATTGGTCTGCCCGCGCTGCGGTCACGAGGAGTCCCGCAAGATGGCGAAGGGCGACCTCCCGAAGATGCCGGGTGCGGATGGCCCTCCCTCGGCCTGA
- a CDS encoding serine hydroxymethyltransferase, producing MALPRPEDERRLASLVRAHDRWRGREVFNLLASENAVSPTARRYLASDLAGRYTLPLPTTLDGEAIDNSYTGTRYTDAIERLADAAAARVFRARCATTRPLSGHLAALSALAPLLPRGSRLLSIPPESGGYDGYAPGFVPALLGHTVRPMPASGPGFGVGAEEAVAAIRQERPNAVLLGQSFLLFPYPLREIAEAAHAADALVLYDASHVLGLIAGRQFQDPLKEGADVVFGSTHKSFPGPQGGLLVTDREDLFAQIAPALVWRIFDNAHWHRIAALAQTLLELERCGEEYARTVVEDARGLAGALAERGVPLVAAARGFTACHQLLLDRGALRARFGIGAGAFARRLERQRLLIDLVGRIGTAEVARLGLTAADMPRLAELIVRGGLRGERVGAEVRAWRREFRALRFA from the coding sequence ATGGCCCTCCCTCGGCCTGAGGACGAGCGCCGCCTCGCTTCGCTCGTCCGCGCCCACGATCGCTGGCGCGGTCGGGAGGTGTTCAACCTCCTCGCGAGCGAGAACGCGGTCTCCCCGACGGCGCGCCGCTACCTGGCGAGCGATCTCGCCGGTCGCTACACGCTCCCGCTCCCGACGACGCTCGACGGCGAGGCGATCGACAACAGCTACACCGGCACGCGCTACACCGATGCGATCGAGCGCCTGGCCGATGCAGCGGCCGCGCGGGTCTTCCGGGCCCGCTGCGCGACCACCCGCCCGCTCTCCGGGCACCTCGCCGCGCTCTCCGCGCTCGCGCCGCTCCTGCCGCGCGGGTCCCGGCTGCTGTCGATCCCGCCGGAGTCCGGTGGCTACGACGGCTATGCGCCCGGGTTCGTTCCCGCCCTGCTCGGCCACACCGTCCGGCCGATGCCCGCGAGCGGCCCCGGCTTCGGCGTGGGCGCCGAGGAGGCGGTCGCCGCGATCCGCCAGGAGCGGCCGAACGCCGTTCTCCTCGGACAGAGCTTCCTGCTGTTCCCGTACCCGCTGCGCGAGATCGCCGAGGCGGCCCACGCCGCCGACGCGCTGGTCCTCTACGACGCCTCCCACGTCCTCGGCCTGATCGCCGGTCGGCAGTTCCAGGATCCGCTCAAGGAAGGGGCGGACGTCGTCTTCGGGAGCACCCACAAGTCGTTCCCCGGCCCTCAGGGGGGCCTGCTCGTCACCGACCGCGAGGACCTCTTCGCGCAGATCGCGCCGGCGCTCGTCTGGCGGATCTTCGACAATGCCCACTGGCACCGCATCGCGGCCCTCGCCCAGACGCTCCTCGAGCTCGAGCGCTGCGGCGAGGAGTACGCCCGCACGGTCGTCGAAGACGCGCGGGGGCTGGCGGGCGCCCTCGCCGAGCGCGGGGTCCCGCTGGTCGCGGCGGCGAGGGGCTTCACGGCCTGCCATCAGCTCCTCCTCGATCGCGGCGCGCTCCGCGCGCGCTTCGGCATCGGAGCGGGGGCGTTCGCCCGACGCCTCGAGCGCCAGCGGCTGCTCATCGACCTGGTCGGGCGGATCGGGACGGCGGAGGTGGCGCGACTCGGGCTCACGGCCGCGGACATGCCGCGGCTCGCCGAGCTCATCGTGCGCGGCGGGCTGCGCGGCGAGCGCGTCGGCGCGGAGGTGCGGGCCTGGCGCCGGGAGTTCCGGGCGCTCCGCTTCGCCTAG
- a CDS encoding AAA family ATPase, translated as MAPGVPGAPLRLGHWFGALALTGTPGTGKSAVARLLAGRLACVEVGDLALATGTGRRARGAVRVDLPRLARRVRSGPALRGVDLVVGHLAHRLPLRDAVVLRCHPRELRARLERAGRGTPSDRAENVTAEALDLVLVEALARARRVYEIDTTGRPAAAVARAVLRRVRGRGPSAYGRVDWLADPWVQKHLLGGAS; from the coding sequence CTGGCGCCGGGAGTTCCGGGCGCTCCGCTTCGCCTAGGGCACTGGTTCGGCGCGCTCGCGCTCACGGGAACGCCGGGCACGGGGAAGAGCGCGGTCGCCCGGCTCCTGGCCGGCCGCCTTGCCTGCGTCGAGGTCGGCGACCTCGCGCTCGCCACCGGGACCGGTCGACGCGCGCGAGGGGCGGTCCGCGTCGACCTCCCGCGGCTCGCGCGGCGGGTGCGCTCGGGCCCCGCGCTGCGGGGGGTCGACCTCGTGGTGGGCCACCTCGCGCACCGGCTGCCGCTGCGCGACGCGGTCGTCCTGCGCTGCCACCCGCGCGAGCTGCGCGCGCGGCTAGAGCGCGCGGGCCGCGGCACGCCTTCGGACCGGGCCGAGAACGTCACCGCCGAGGCCCTCGACCTCGTCCTCGTCGAGGCCCTGGCCCGCGCCCGGCGCGTCTACGAGATCGATACGACCGGGCGCCCCGCCGCCGCGGTCGCGCGGGCCGTCCTGCGGCGGGTCCGCGGCCGGGGGCCCAGCGCCTACGGCCGGGTCGACTGGCTCGCGGACCCGTGGGTGCAAAAGCATCTTCTGGGCGGGGCCAGCTAG
- a CDS encoding site-2 protease family protein: MDPYLGYEIALLVVAVYGGTVYALYRRGLVGPDRALSLLGPALMIKTRRGRSALERWARFRRFWTAAADLGIALAAIAMAGITILLVIDAIVALRIPASAAPPVTEALGLPGINPVIPIGYGIVALVVGIVLHELAHGVVARSQGIGVKTIGVLWCVVPVGAFVEQDDADMQAATRRRRDRVAAAGVLANFGLALLFFVALSLLVASSVAPNANGVGVALVEPNTPAANATIAPGDIITSINGTSTTTNTLFEASLADTHPGEVVPVVFFSAALGRPVSVNVTLAPSPTIAGRGFLGVAVTFLTPPQLQSTLVWPLGSSSGPLTGGIDWLVLPLATIEPIGGSTAQFFHLTGPLAGTDPGSFWIGANVLYWLAWMNLLLGLSNALPLVPLDGGLLFRDFASSIAARLRAGWSAARLEEFGSRAVAASSVIVLVLLLWQFIVPRLL, translated from the coding sequence GTGGATCCGTATCTCGGCTACGAGATCGCCCTGCTGGTCGTCGCGGTCTACGGCGGGACCGTCTACGCGCTCTACCGACGGGGCCTGGTCGGCCCGGACCGCGCGCTCAGCCTGCTCGGACCCGCGCTGATGATCAAGACGCGCCGGGGGCGCTCGGCGCTCGAGCGCTGGGCGCGCTTCCGTCGCTTCTGGACGGCGGCAGCCGATCTCGGGATCGCCCTCGCGGCGATCGCGATGGCCGGGATCACGATCCTCCTCGTGATCGACGCGATCGTCGCGCTGCGGATCCCCGCCTCGGCGGCGCCGCCCGTCACGGAGGCCTTGGGCCTGCCCGGCATCAACCCGGTGATCCCGATCGGCTACGGGATCGTCGCGCTCGTCGTCGGGATCGTACTGCACGAGCTGGCGCACGGGGTCGTGGCCCGCTCGCAGGGGATCGGCGTGAAGACGATCGGCGTGCTCTGGTGCGTGGTCCCGGTCGGCGCGTTCGTCGAGCAGGACGACGCGGACATGCAGGCCGCGACGCGCCGCCGCCGGGACCGGGTCGCCGCGGCGGGCGTGCTGGCCAACTTCGGGCTCGCGCTCCTGTTCTTCGTCGCCCTGTCGCTGCTCGTGGCCTCGTCGGTCGCGCCGAACGCGAACGGGGTCGGGGTCGCGCTCGTCGAGCCGAACACCCCGGCGGCGAACGCGACGATCGCGCCGGGCGACATCATCACCTCGATCAACGGAACGAGCACGACCACGAACACGCTGTTCGAGGCGTCGCTCGCGGACACGCACCCCGGCGAGGTGGTGCCGGTCGTCTTCTTCTCGGCGGCGCTCGGGCGTCCGGTGAGCGTGAACGTGACGCTCGCACCCAGCCCGACGATCGCGGGGCGCGGCTTCCTCGGGGTCGCGGTCACGTTCCTCACGCCCCCGCAGCTCCAGTCGACGCTCGTCTGGCCCCTCGGCAGCTCGAGCGGGCCGCTGACCGGCGGGATCGACTGGCTGGTCCTGCCGCTCGCCACGATCGAGCCGATCGGTGGCTCGACCGCGCAGTTCTTCCACCTCACGGGCCCGCTCGCTGGCACGGACCCGGGCTCGTTCTGGATCGGCGCGAACGTCCTCTACTGGCTCGCCTGGATGAACCTGCTCCTGGGCCTCTCCAACGCGCTCCCGCTGGTCCCGCTCGACGGCGGCCTCCTGTTCCGGGACTTCGCGAGCTCGATCGCGGCCCGGCTGCGCGCCGGCTGGTCCGCCGCGCGGCTGGAGGAGTTCGGGAGCCGCGCGGTGGCCGCCTCCTCGGTGATCGTCCTCGTGCTCCTGCTATGGCAGTTCATCGTGCCCCGCCTGCTCTAG